A genomic segment from Sciurus carolinensis chromosome 1, mSciCar1.2, whole genome shotgun sequence encodes:
- the Pi4kb gene encoding phosphatidylinositol 4-kinase beta isoform X4 has protein sequence MGDTVVEPAPLNPTSEPTPPGPPGNNGGSLLSVITEGVGELSVIDPEVAQKACQEVLEKVKLLHGGMAVSSRGTPLELVNGDGVDSEIRCLDDPSSQIREEEDEMGATVTSSTTKGARRRRQNNSAKQSWLLRLFESKLFDISMAISYLYNSKEPGVQAYIGNRLFCFRNEDVDFYLPQLLNMYIHMDEDVGDAIKPYIVHRCRQSINFSLQCALLLGAYSSDMHISTQRHSRGTKLRKLILSDELKPAHRKRELPSLSPAPDTGLSPSKRTHQRSKSDATASISLSSNLKRTASNPKVENEDEEFSSSTESIDNSFSSPVRLAPEREFIKSLMAIGKRLATLPTKEQKTQRLISELSLLNHKLPARVWLPTAGFDHHVVRVPHTQAVVLNSKDKAPYLIYVEVLECENFDTTSVPARIPENRIRSTRSVENLPECGITHEQRAGSFSTVPNYDNDDEAWSVDDIGELQVELPEVHTNSCDNISQFSVDSITSQESKEPVFIAAGDIRRRLSEQLAHTPTAFKRDPEDPSAVALKEPWQEKVRRIREGSPYGHLPNWRLLSVIVKCGDDLRQELLAFQVLKQLQSIWEQERVPLWIKPYKILVISADSGMIEPVVNAVSIHQVKKQSQLSLLDYFLQEHGSYTTEAFLSAQRNFVQSCAGYCLVCYLLQVKDRHNGNILLDAEGHIIHIDFGFILSSSPRNLGFETSAFKLTTEFVDVSQEAEVMGGLHGDMFNYYKMLMLQGLIAARKHMDKVVQIVEIMQQGSQLPCFHGSSTIRNLKERFHMSMTEEQLQLLVEQMVDGSMRSITTKLYDGFQYLTNGIM, from the exons ATGGGAGACACGGTAGTGGAACCTGCCCCCCTGAATCCAACTTCCGAGCCTACTCCTCCTGGCCCTCCAGGGAATAATGGGGGCTCCTTGCTAAGCGTCATCACAGAGGGAGTCGGGGAACTATCAGTGATTGACCCTGAGGTAGCCCAGAAGGCCTGCCAGGAGGTGCTGGAGAAAGTCAAGCTTTTGCATGGAGGCATGGCCGTCTCTAGTAGAGGCACCCCACTGGAATTGGTCAATGGGGATGGTGTGGACAGTGAGATCCGTTGCCTAGATGACCCATCTTCCCAGAtcagagaggaggaagatgagatGGGGGCTACTGTGACCTCAAGCACAACCAAAGGAGCAAGAAGGCGGCGGCAGAACAACTCGGCCAAACAATCTTGGCTGCTGAGACTGTTTGAGTCAAAACTATTTGACATCTCTATGGCTATTTCATACTTGTATAACTCCAAGGAACCTGGAGTGCAAGCCTATATTGGCAACCGGCTCTTCTGCTTTCGCAATGAGGATGTGGACTTCTATCTGCCCCAGTTGCTTAACATGTACATCCACATGGATGAGGATGTGGGTGATGCCATTAAGCCCTATATCGTCCACCGTTGCCGCCAGAGCATTAACTTTTCCCTCCAGTGTGCCCTGTTGCTTGGGGCTTACTCTTCAGACATGCACATTTCCACTCAACGACACTCCCGTGGGACCAAGTTACGGAAGCTGATCCTCTCAGATGAGCTGAAGCCAGCTCACCGAAAGAGGGAACTTCCCTCCTTGAGTCCAGCCCCTGATACAGGGCTGTCTCCCTCCAAAAGGACTCACCAGCGCTCTAAGTCAGATGCCACCGCCAGCATAAGTCTCAGCAGCAACCTGAAACGAACAGCTAGCAACCCTAAAGTGGAGAATGAGGATGAG GAGTTCTCCTCCAGCACCGAGAGTATTGATAATTCATTCAGTTCC CCTGTCCGACTGGCCCCTGAGCGAGAATTCATCAAGTCCCTAATGGCAATTGGCAAACGACTGGCCACCCTCCCCACCAAAGAGCAGAAAACACAGCGGCTGATCTCAGAGCTCTCCCTGCTCAACCATAAGCTCCCTGCCCGAGTCTGGTTGCCCACTGCTGGCTTTGACCACCACGTGGTCCGTGTGCCTCACACACAGGCTGTTGTCCTCAACTCCAAGGACAAG GCTCCTTACCTGATCTACGTGGAAGTCCTTGAATGTGAAAACTTCGACACCACCAGTGTCCCTGCCCGAATCCCTGAGAATCGAATTCGGAGCACACGGTCTGTAGAAAACCTGCCTGAATGTGGCATCACCCACGAGCAACGGGCTGGCAGCTTCAGCACTGTGCCCAACTATGACAATGACGACGAAGCCTGGTCGGTGGATGACATAGGCGAGctgcaggtggag CTCCCTGAAGTGCACACCAACAGCTGTGACAACATCTCCCAGTTCTCTGTGGATAGCATCACCAGCCAGGAAAGCAAGGAGCCTGTGTTCATTGCAGCAGGGGATATCCG ACGGCGCCTTTCTGAACAGCTGGCTCACACCCCCACAGCCTTCAAGCGAGACCCAGAAGACCCTTCTGCAGTTGCTCTCAAAGAGCCCTGGCAGGAAAAAGTACG GAGGATCAGAGAAGGCTCTCCCTATGGCCATCTCCCCAATTGGCGGCTCCTGTCAGTCATTGTCAAATGTGGGGATGACCTTCGGCAGGAGCTGCTGGCCTTCCAGGTGCTGAAGCAACTGCAg TCCATTTGGGAACAGGAACGAGTACCCCTTTGGATCAAGCCATACAAGATTCTTGTGATTTCGGCAGACAGTGGCATGATTGAGCCAGTGGTCAATGCTGTGTCCATCCACCAAGTGAAGAAACAGTCCCAGCTCTCGCTACTTGATTACTTCCTACAGGAGCATGGCAGTTATACCACTGAGGCCTTCCTCAGTGCCCAGCGTAATTTTGTGCAAAGTTGTGCTGGCTACTGTTTGGTCTGCTACCTGCTGCAAGTCAAGGACAG acATAATGGGAACATCCTTTTGGATGCAGAAGGCCACATCATCCACATTGACTTTGGCTTCATCCTGTCCAGTTCACCCCGAAACCTGGGCTTTGAGACGTCAGCCTTTAAGCTGACCACAGAGTTTGTGGACgtgagtcaggaagcagag gtGATGGGTGGCCTGCACGGTGACATGTTCAACTACTACAAGATGCTAATGCTGCAAGGGCTGATTGCTGCTCGGAAACACATGGATAAGGTGGTGCAGATCGTGGAGATCATGCAgcaag GTTCTCAGCTTCCTTGCTTCCATGGTTCCAGTACCATTCGCAACCTCAAAGAGAGGTTCCACATGAGCATGACTGAGGAGCAACTCCAGCTGCTGGTGGAGCAGATGGTGGATGGCAGCATGCGGTCTATCACCACTAAACTCTACGATGGCTTCCAATACCTCACCAATGGCATCATGTGA
- the Pi4kb gene encoding phosphatidylinositol 4-kinase beta isoform X3 encodes MGDTVVEPAPLNPTSEPTPPGPPGNNGGSLLSVITEGVGELSVIDPEVAQKACQEVLEKVKLLHGGMAVSSRGTPLELVNGDGVDSEIRCLDDPSSQIREEEDEMGATVTSSTTKGARRRRQNNSAKQSWLLRLFESKLFDISMAISYLYNSKEPGVQAYIGNRLFCFRNEDVDFYLPQLLNMYIHMDEDVGDAIKPYIVHRCRQSINFSLQCALLLGAYSSDMHISTQRHSRGTKLRKLILSDELKPAHRKRELPSLSPAPDTGLSPSKRTHQRSKSDATASISLSSNLKRTASNPKVENEDEPVRLAPEREFIKSLMAIGKRLATLPTKEQKTQRLISELSLLNHKLPARVWLPTAGFDHHVVRVPHTQAVVLNSKDKAPYLIYVEVLECENFDTTSVPARIPENRIRSTRSVENLPECGITHEQRAGSFSTVPNYDNDDEAWSVDDIGELQVELPEVHTNSCDNISQFSVDSITSQESKEPVFIAAGDIRRRLSEQLAHTPTAFKRDPEDPSAVALKEPWQEKVRRIREGSPYGHLPNWRLLSVIVKCGDDLRQELLAFQVLKQLQSIWEQERVPLWIKPYKILVISADSGMIEPVVNAVSIHQVKKQSQLSLLDYFLQEHGSYTTEAFLSAQRNFVQSCAGYCLVCYLLQVKDRHNGNILLDAEGHIIHIDFGFILSSSPRNLGFETSAFKLTTEFVDVSQEAEVMGGLHGDMFNYYKMLMLQGLIAARKHMDKVVQIVEIMQQGCRRCSGASPSGPMMTVAQVICSQLPCFHGSSTIRNLKERFHMSMTEEQLQLLVEQMVDGSMRSITTKLYDGFQYLTNGIM; translated from the exons ATGGGAGACACGGTAGTGGAACCTGCCCCCCTGAATCCAACTTCCGAGCCTACTCCTCCTGGCCCTCCAGGGAATAATGGGGGCTCCTTGCTAAGCGTCATCACAGAGGGAGTCGGGGAACTATCAGTGATTGACCCTGAGGTAGCCCAGAAGGCCTGCCAGGAGGTGCTGGAGAAAGTCAAGCTTTTGCATGGAGGCATGGCCGTCTCTAGTAGAGGCACCCCACTGGAATTGGTCAATGGGGATGGTGTGGACAGTGAGATCCGTTGCCTAGATGACCCATCTTCCCAGAtcagagaggaggaagatgagatGGGGGCTACTGTGACCTCAAGCACAACCAAAGGAGCAAGAAGGCGGCGGCAGAACAACTCGGCCAAACAATCTTGGCTGCTGAGACTGTTTGAGTCAAAACTATTTGACATCTCTATGGCTATTTCATACTTGTATAACTCCAAGGAACCTGGAGTGCAAGCCTATATTGGCAACCGGCTCTTCTGCTTTCGCAATGAGGATGTGGACTTCTATCTGCCCCAGTTGCTTAACATGTACATCCACATGGATGAGGATGTGGGTGATGCCATTAAGCCCTATATCGTCCACCGTTGCCGCCAGAGCATTAACTTTTCCCTCCAGTGTGCCCTGTTGCTTGGGGCTTACTCTTCAGACATGCACATTTCCACTCAACGACACTCCCGTGGGACCAAGTTACGGAAGCTGATCCTCTCAGATGAGCTGAAGCCAGCTCACCGAAAGAGGGAACTTCCCTCCTTGAGTCCAGCCCCTGATACAGGGCTGTCTCCCTCCAAAAGGACTCACCAGCGCTCTAAGTCAGATGCCACCGCCAGCATAAGTCTCAGCAGCAACCTGAAACGAACAGCTAGCAACCCTAAAGTGGAGAATGAGGATGAG CCTGTCCGACTGGCCCCTGAGCGAGAATTCATCAAGTCCCTAATGGCAATTGGCAAACGACTGGCCACCCTCCCCACCAAAGAGCAGAAAACACAGCGGCTGATCTCAGAGCTCTCCCTGCTCAACCATAAGCTCCCTGCCCGAGTCTGGTTGCCCACTGCTGGCTTTGACCACCACGTGGTCCGTGTGCCTCACACACAGGCTGTTGTCCTCAACTCCAAGGACAAG GCTCCTTACCTGATCTACGTGGAAGTCCTTGAATGTGAAAACTTCGACACCACCAGTGTCCCTGCCCGAATCCCTGAGAATCGAATTCGGAGCACACGGTCTGTAGAAAACCTGCCTGAATGTGGCATCACCCACGAGCAACGGGCTGGCAGCTTCAGCACTGTGCCCAACTATGACAATGACGACGAAGCCTGGTCGGTGGATGACATAGGCGAGctgcaggtggag CTCCCTGAAGTGCACACCAACAGCTGTGACAACATCTCCCAGTTCTCTGTGGATAGCATCACCAGCCAGGAAAGCAAGGAGCCTGTGTTCATTGCAGCAGGGGATATCCG ACGGCGCCTTTCTGAACAGCTGGCTCACACCCCCACAGCCTTCAAGCGAGACCCAGAAGACCCTTCTGCAGTTGCTCTCAAAGAGCCCTGGCAGGAAAAAGTACG GAGGATCAGAGAAGGCTCTCCCTATGGCCATCTCCCCAATTGGCGGCTCCTGTCAGTCATTGTCAAATGTGGGGATGACCTTCGGCAGGAGCTGCTGGCCTTCCAGGTGCTGAAGCAACTGCAg TCCATTTGGGAACAGGAACGAGTACCCCTTTGGATCAAGCCATACAAGATTCTTGTGATTTCGGCAGACAGTGGCATGATTGAGCCAGTGGTCAATGCTGTGTCCATCCACCAAGTGAAGAAACAGTCCCAGCTCTCGCTACTTGATTACTTCCTACAGGAGCATGGCAGTTATACCACTGAGGCCTTCCTCAGTGCCCAGCGTAATTTTGTGCAAAGTTGTGCTGGCTACTGTTTGGTCTGCTACCTGCTGCAAGTCAAGGACAG acATAATGGGAACATCCTTTTGGATGCAGAAGGCCACATCATCCACATTGACTTTGGCTTCATCCTGTCCAGTTCACCCCGAAACCTGGGCTTTGAGACGTCAGCCTTTAAGCTGACCACAGAGTTTGTGGACgtgagtcaggaagcagag gtGATGGGTGGCCTGCACGGTGACATGTTCAACTACTACAAGATGCTAATGCTGCAAGGGCTGATTGCTGCTCGGAAACACATGGATAAGGTGGTGCAGATCGTGGAGATCATGCAgcaag GTTGTCGCCGTTGCTCAGGAGCATCCCCATCTGGCCCCATGATGACGGTGGCTCAGGTCATCT GTTCTCAGCTTCCTTGCTTCCATGGTTCCAGTACCATTCGCAACCTCAAAGAGAGGTTCCACATGAGCATGACTGAGGAGCAACTCCAGCTGCTGGTGGAGCAGATGGTGGATGGCAGCATGCGGTCTATCACCACTAAACTCTACGATGGCTTCCAATACCTCACCAATGGCATCATGTGA
- the Pi4kb gene encoding phosphatidylinositol 4-kinase beta isoform X6 has protein sequence MGDTVVEPAPLNPTSEPTPPGPPGNNGGSLLSVITEGVGELSVIDPEVAQKACQEVLEKVKLLHGGMAVSSRGTPLELVNGDGVDSEIRCLDDPSSQIREEEDEMGATVTSSTTKGARRRRQNNSAKQSWLLRLFESKLFDISMAISYLYNSKEPGVQAYIGNRLFCFRNEDVDFYLPQLLNMYIHMDEDVGDAIKPYIVHRCRQSINFSLQCALLLGAYSSDMHISTQRHSRGTKLRKLILSDELKPAHRKRELPSLSPAPDTGLSPSKRTHQRSKSDATASISLSSNLKRTASNPKVENEDEPVRLAPEREFIKSLMAIGKRLATLPTKEQKTQRLISELSLLNHKLPARVWLPTAGFDHHVVRVPHTQAVVLNSKDKAPYLIYVEVLECENFDTTSVPARIPENRIRSTRSVENLPECGITHEQRAGSFSTVPNYDNDDEAWSVDDIGELQVELPEVHTNSCDNISQFSVDSITSQESKEPVFIAAGDIRRRLSEQLAHTPTAFKRDPEDPSAVALKEPWQEKVRRIREGSPYGHLPNWRLLSVIVKCGDDLRQELLAFQVLKQLQSIWEQERVPLWIKPYKILVISADSGMIEPVVNAVSIHQVKKQSQLSLLDYFLQEHGSYTTEAFLSAQRNFVQSCAGYCLVCYLLQVKDRHNGNILLDAEGHIIHIDFGFILSSSPRNLGFETSAFKLTTEFVDVMGGLHGDMFNYYKMLMLQGLIAARKHMDKVVQIVEIMQQGSQLPCFHGSSTIRNLKERFHMSMTEEQLQLLVEQMVDGSMRSITTKLYDGFQYLTNGIM, from the exons ATGGGAGACACGGTAGTGGAACCTGCCCCCCTGAATCCAACTTCCGAGCCTACTCCTCCTGGCCCTCCAGGGAATAATGGGGGCTCCTTGCTAAGCGTCATCACAGAGGGAGTCGGGGAACTATCAGTGATTGACCCTGAGGTAGCCCAGAAGGCCTGCCAGGAGGTGCTGGAGAAAGTCAAGCTTTTGCATGGAGGCATGGCCGTCTCTAGTAGAGGCACCCCACTGGAATTGGTCAATGGGGATGGTGTGGACAGTGAGATCCGTTGCCTAGATGACCCATCTTCCCAGAtcagagaggaggaagatgagatGGGGGCTACTGTGACCTCAAGCACAACCAAAGGAGCAAGAAGGCGGCGGCAGAACAACTCGGCCAAACAATCTTGGCTGCTGAGACTGTTTGAGTCAAAACTATTTGACATCTCTATGGCTATTTCATACTTGTATAACTCCAAGGAACCTGGAGTGCAAGCCTATATTGGCAACCGGCTCTTCTGCTTTCGCAATGAGGATGTGGACTTCTATCTGCCCCAGTTGCTTAACATGTACATCCACATGGATGAGGATGTGGGTGATGCCATTAAGCCCTATATCGTCCACCGTTGCCGCCAGAGCATTAACTTTTCCCTCCAGTGTGCCCTGTTGCTTGGGGCTTACTCTTCAGACATGCACATTTCCACTCAACGACACTCCCGTGGGACCAAGTTACGGAAGCTGATCCTCTCAGATGAGCTGAAGCCAGCTCACCGAAAGAGGGAACTTCCCTCCTTGAGTCCAGCCCCTGATACAGGGCTGTCTCCCTCCAAAAGGACTCACCAGCGCTCTAAGTCAGATGCCACCGCCAGCATAAGTCTCAGCAGCAACCTGAAACGAACAGCTAGCAACCCTAAAGTGGAGAATGAGGATGAG CCTGTCCGACTGGCCCCTGAGCGAGAATTCATCAAGTCCCTAATGGCAATTGGCAAACGACTGGCCACCCTCCCCACCAAAGAGCAGAAAACACAGCGGCTGATCTCAGAGCTCTCCCTGCTCAACCATAAGCTCCCTGCCCGAGTCTGGTTGCCCACTGCTGGCTTTGACCACCACGTGGTCCGTGTGCCTCACACACAGGCTGTTGTCCTCAACTCCAAGGACAAG GCTCCTTACCTGATCTACGTGGAAGTCCTTGAATGTGAAAACTTCGACACCACCAGTGTCCCTGCCCGAATCCCTGAGAATCGAATTCGGAGCACACGGTCTGTAGAAAACCTGCCTGAATGTGGCATCACCCACGAGCAACGGGCTGGCAGCTTCAGCACTGTGCCCAACTATGACAATGACGACGAAGCCTGGTCGGTGGATGACATAGGCGAGctgcaggtggag CTCCCTGAAGTGCACACCAACAGCTGTGACAACATCTCCCAGTTCTCTGTGGATAGCATCACCAGCCAGGAAAGCAAGGAGCCTGTGTTCATTGCAGCAGGGGATATCCG ACGGCGCCTTTCTGAACAGCTGGCTCACACCCCCACAGCCTTCAAGCGAGACCCAGAAGACCCTTCTGCAGTTGCTCTCAAAGAGCCCTGGCAGGAAAAAGTACG GAGGATCAGAGAAGGCTCTCCCTATGGCCATCTCCCCAATTGGCGGCTCCTGTCAGTCATTGTCAAATGTGGGGATGACCTTCGGCAGGAGCTGCTGGCCTTCCAGGTGCTGAAGCAACTGCAg TCCATTTGGGAACAGGAACGAGTACCCCTTTGGATCAAGCCATACAAGATTCTTGTGATTTCGGCAGACAGTGGCATGATTGAGCCAGTGGTCAATGCTGTGTCCATCCACCAAGTGAAGAAACAGTCCCAGCTCTCGCTACTTGATTACTTCCTACAGGAGCATGGCAGTTATACCACTGAGGCCTTCCTCAGTGCCCAGCGTAATTTTGTGCAAAGTTGTGCTGGCTACTGTTTGGTCTGCTACCTGCTGCAAGTCAAGGACAG acATAATGGGAACATCCTTTTGGATGCAGAAGGCCACATCATCCACATTGACTTTGGCTTCATCCTGTCCAGTTCACCCCGAAACCTGGGCTTTGAGACGTCAGCCTTTAAGCTGACCACAGAGTTTGTGGAC gtGATGGGTGGCCTGCACGGTGACATGTTCAACTACTACAAGATGCTAATGCTGCAAGGGCTGATTGCTGCTCGGAAACACATGGATAAGGTGGTGCAGATCGTGGAGATCATGCAgcaag GTTCTCAGCTTCCTTGCTTCCATGGTTCCAGTACCATTCGCAACCTCAAAGAGAGGTTCCACATGAGCATGACTGAGGAGCAACTCCAGCTGCTGGTGGAGCAGATGGTGGATGGCAGCATGCGGTCTATCACCACTAAACTCTACGATGGCTTCCAATACCTCACCAATGGCATCATGTGA
- the Pi4kb gene encoding phosphatidylinositol 4-kinase beta isoform X5: MGDTVVEPAPLNPTSEPTPPGPPGNNGGSLLSVITEGVGELSVIDPEVAQKACQEVLEKVKLLHGGMAVSSRGTPLELVNGDGVDSEIRCLDDPSSQIREEEDEMGATVTSSTTKGARRRRQNNSAKQSWLLRLFESKLFDISMAISYLYNSKEPGVQAYIGNRLFCFRNEDVDFYLPQLLNMYIHMDEDVGDAIKPYIVHRCRQSINFSLQCALLLGAYSSDMHISTQRHSRGTKLRKLILSDELKPAHRKRELPSLSPAPDTGLSPSKRTHQRSKSDATASISLSSNLKRTASNPKVENEDEEFSSSTESIDNSFSSPVRLAPEREFIKSLMAIGKRLATLPTKEQKTQRLISELSLLNHKLPARVWLPTAGFDHHVVRVPHTQAVVLNSKDKAPYLIYVEVLECENFDTTSVPARIPENRIRSTRSVENLPECGITHEQRAGSFSTVPNYDNDDEAWSVDDIGELQVELPEVHTNSCDNISQFSVDSITSQESKEPVFIAAGDIRRRLSEQLAHTPTAFKRDPEDPSAVALKEPWQEKVRRIREGSPYGHLPNWRLLSVIVKCGDDLRQELLAFQVLKQLQSIWEQERVPLWIKPYKILVISADSGMIEPVVNAVSIHQVKKQSQLSLLDYFLQEHGSYTTEAFLSAQRNFVQSCAGYCLVCYLLQVKDRHNGNILLDAEGHIIHIDFGFILSSSPRNLGFETSAFKLTTEFVDVMGGLHGDMFNYYKMLMLQGLIAARKHMDKVVQIVEIMQQGSQLPCFHGSSTIRNLKERFHMSMTEEQLQLLVEQMVDGSMRSITTKLYDGFQYLTNGIM, from the exons ATGGGAGACACGGTAGTGGAACCTGCCCCCCTGAATCCAACTTCCGAGCCTACTCCTCCTGGCCCTCCAGGGAATAATGGGGGCTCCTTGCTAAGCGTCATCACAGAGGGAGTCGGGGAACTATCAGTGATTGACCCTGAGGTAGCCCAGAAGGCCTGCCAGGAGGTGCTGGAGAAAGTCAAGCTTTTGCATGGAGGCATGGCCGTCTCTAGTAGAGGCACCCCACTGGAATTGGTCAATGGGGATGGTGTGGACAGTGAGATCCGTTGCCTAGATGACCCATCTTCCCAGAtcagagaggaggaagatgagatGGGGGCTACTGTGACCTCAAGCACAACCAAAGGAGCAAGAAGGCGGCGGCAGAACAACTCGGCCAAACAATCTTGGCTGCTGAGACTGTTTGAGTCAAAACTATTTGACATCTCTATGGCTATTTCATACTTGTATAACTCCAAGGAACCTGGAGTGCAAGCCTATATTGGCAACCGGCTCTTCTGCTTTCGCAATGAGGATGTGGACTTCTATCTGCCCCAGTTGCTTAACATGTACATCCACATGGATGAGGATGTGGGTGATGCCATTAAGCCCTATATCGTCCACCGTTGCCGCCAGAGCATTAACTTTTCCCTCCAGTGTGCCCTGTTGCTTGGGGCTTACTCTTCAGACATGCACATTTCCACTCAACGACACTCCCGTGGGACCAAGTTACGGAAGCTGATCCTCTCAGATGAGCTGAAGCCAGCTCACCGAAAGAGGGAACTTCCCTCCTTGAGTCCAGCCCCTGATACAGGGCTGTCTCCCTCCAAAAGGACTCACCAGCGCTCTAAGTCAGATGCCACCGCCAGCATAAGTCTCAGCAGCAACCTGAAACGAACAGCTAGCAACCCTAAAGTGGAGAATGAGGATGAG GAGTTCTCCTCCAGCACCGAGAGTATTGATAATTCATTCAGTTCC CCTGTCCGACTGGCCCCTGAGCGAGAATTCATCAAGTCCCTAATGGCAATTGGCAAACGACTGGCCACCCTCCCCACCAAAGAGCAGAAAACACAGCGGCTGATCTCAGAGCTCTCCCTGCTCAACCATAAGCTCCCTGCCCGAGTCTGGTTGCCCACTGCTGGCTTTGACCACCACGTGGTCCGTGTGCCTCACACACAGGCTGTTGTCCTCAACTCCAAGGACAAG GCTCCTTACCTGATCTACGTGGAAGTCCTTGAATGTGAAAACTTCGACACCACCAGTGTCCCTGCCCGAATCCCTGAGAATCGAATTCGGAGCACACGGTCTGTAGAAAACCTGCCTGAATGTGGCATCACCCACGAGCAACGGGCTGGCAGCTTCAGCACTGTGCCCAACTATGACAATGACGACGAAGCCTGGTCGGTGGATGACATAGGCGAGctgcaggtggag CTCCCTGAAGTGCACACCAACAGCTGTGACAACATCTCCCAGTTCTCTGTGGATAGCATCACCAGCCAGGAAAGCAAGGAGCCTGTGTTCATTGCAGCAGGGGATATCCG ACGGCGCCTTTCTGAACAGCTGGCTCACACCCCCACAGCCTTCAAGCGAGACCCAGAAGACCCTTCTGCAGTTGCTCTCAAAGAGCCCTGGCAGGAAAAAGTACG GAGGATCAGAGAAGGCTCTCCCTATGGCCATCTCCCCAATTGGCGGCTCCTGTCAGTCATTGTCAAATGTGGGGATGACCTTCGGCAGGAGCTGCTGGCCTTCCAGGTGCTGAAGCAACTGCAg TCCATTTGGGAACAGGAACGAGTACCCCTTTGGATCAAGCCATACAAGATTCTTGTGATTTCGGCAGACAGTGGCATGATTGAGCCAGTGGTCAATGCTGTGTCCATCCACCAAGTGAAGAAACAGTCCCAGCTCTCGCTACTTGATTACTTCCTACAGGAGCATGGCAGTTATACCACTGAGGCCTTCCTCAGTGCCCAGCGTAATTTTGTGCAAAGTTGTGCTGGCTACTGTTTGGTCTGCTACCTGCTGCAAGTCAAGGACAG acATAATGGGAACATCCTTTTGGATGCAGAAGGCCACATCATCCACATTGACTTTGGCTTCATCCTGTCCAGTTCACCCCGAAACCTGGGCTTTGAGACGTCAGCCTTTAAGCTGACCACAGAGTTTGTGGAC gtGATGGGTGGCCTGCACGGTGACATGTTCAACTACTACAAGATGCTAATGCTGCAAGGGCTGATTGCTGCTCGGAAACACATGGATAAGGTGGTGCAGATCGTGGAGATCATGCAgcaag GTTCTCAGCTTCCTTGCTTCCATGGTTCCAGTACCATTCGCAACCTCAAAGAGAGGTTCCACATGAGCATGACTGAGGAGCAACTCCAGCTGCTGGTGGAGCAGATGGTGGATGGCAGCATGCGGTCTATCACCACTAAACTCTACGATGGCTTCCAATACCTCACCAATGGCATCATGTGA